The Echinicola jeungdonensis genome segment ATTGAGCCCAGGTAATATTAGCATAGGAAGAATGGCATTTAAAATGCACCAAAAATCAAGTATTATTGAAGCAGGAAAAATATTAGAATTCCTCCATTGGAAGACGCGATTAATAAAAACCTACCTTTTGATAATTTGTTTTTTCCCTTTTTAGATTTTCTGTTACCCAGGCTTATTTTTAATCATATATGTGACGGGAGATTGATAGTCACACCATTGGGATCTTCCACAAAAAATCCGCCTTACTCCCCAACTTTCATTGGTAATCTCATAAGCAATATTACAACCCATTTCCTTAGCCCTACTATGCATTTGGCCTACATGGGAAATTCAACTGACAAAAAAATAGATCATCAGAATTTACTTCAGCCTTTCTCAGGATTTTGAAAATTCCAACGGGTACCTTCATCCCAGTCCTTTCTCGAATTTCCATATGGTGGGTAACCTTGGTTTTCTTTTAATATTTTGGCCAGATGCATTAAGTTATATGTCATGAATGTGGTGTTTCGGTTGGTAAAGTCATTCTCAAAAGCATTTGACCCCTTATCCAAATAACTAGGCCCAGGTCCAATTTCACCAAGCCAGGCACAATCTGCCTGTGGAGGGATAGAATACCCGATATGTTGCATGGCATACAATATCCCCATGGCACAGTGTTTTGCACCATCTTCATTTCCGGTAATAATGCAGCCCCCCACCTTGCCATAATATAAATATTGGCCTTTTTCATTTTTTTTACCACTCATACTATAAAGCCTTTCGATCAGCTTTTGGCAAACTGAGGATTTTTGGCCAAGCCAAATGGGAGTCCCGATTATTAAAATATCAGCATCAAAAATATCCTTGAATAATTCAGGCCATTCATCCTTTTCCCAGCCAAATTCTTTCATATCCGGATAAACCCCTGATGCCACTTCATAATCCACCAACCGGATCTGCTTAACCTCAACTCCCTCCTTTTTCATAATGTTTATTGAAACATCCATTAACCCCTTTGTGTGGCTTACCTCCGGAGTTCTCTTTAATGTACAATTAACATACATTGCTTTAAGTCCTGAAAAATCAATTTTATCCATAACTTCTTTCATTAAATTTTACAAATGGACCTCTTTCTTTTAGCTAACAATAAAATACTTGTGAAAAAAAATCTCTTCCTATATTTTGGTTTTATTGTTAATGTCTACTTTTAATAATTACACCCCAAGATTTAAAGAATACTGTTGAACTACTGAAAATTTTTCAGCATTACTTTCTAAAATTAACAACAGGCTTAGCCACTTAATGTAACAATTATACTTTAGCTTATTTCAAGCGAAAAGCAAGCAAAAGTGGTCCATTAATTCTAAAGTTACTTACGGTTTTTTCAAAACCTTTATAAGCTAAAAAAATTAGCCATGCAATGCTCGGAAAATTCTACTATTTCGATTCCGGGTTTCTTCCTAAAATCCAAACAACTCCTACACTAAACAAAAAAAATCACTGAATAACAAACAGTTACATTTTACATAATTAAATCAACGAGACTCTTAACTGAAAAAAATGGATCCTCTTGTGAACTCCAGGAACTGGACTACAATAATGCTAAAAATCACCAAACAATCTGTTGTAACATGCATTTGGAATCGCTAAATTAAGCAAAGGAAGGGCTGGATTATTTAAGTTTGGATGCAACTATCATGAAAACAACCGTAGGAATACTTTTTCTTTTTTTATCCTTTTTCGCCAATGCCCAGGATGCTACCGAGATCATCAAAAAGGTAGATCAAAAAATGAGGGGAAACTCTTCCTCATCCAACATGACCATGAAGATTATCCGGCCAGATTGGTCCAGGGAAATATCAATGAAAGGTTGGACCTTGGGCACTAATTATTCTTTGATATTGATCACAGCACCTGCACGAGACCAGGGTACTGCCTTCCTTAAACGGGATAAGGAAATATGGAACTGGCAACCCACCATTGACCGGGTGGTTAAGTTACCTCCCTCTATGATGAGTCAATCCTGGATGGGGTCAGATTTTACCAATGATGATTTGGTTAAGGAATCCTCCGTTGTACACGATTATCACCATTTTATCCGAGGGGATTCTACCATCAAGGGGTACGATTGCTGGAAACTTGAACTTATTCCTAAGGAAGATGCAGCGGTGGTCTGGGGTTCTATTGAGTTATTTGTCTCAAAAAAGGATTATATCGAACTTTTGATCCGGTATTATGACGAGGAGGGATATCTTATCAATACCATGATCCTTTCCGAAATCAAGGAAATGGATGGAAGGATTATCCCCACCAAAATGGAAATGATCCCTGCTGAAACCCCCAAACAACGAACGGTTATCATTTATAATAATATCGACTTTGATATCGATGTCGATGAAAGTTTTTTCTCCATTCAAAAAATGAAACGCATACGCTGATGCTGCTAAAACTTGCCTGGCGAAATATTTGGAGAAATAAGAGAAGGACAGTGATTACCGTCGTAAGCATTGCGTTTGCGGTCATTTTGTCCAGTGTGATGCGTTCCATGCAGTTGGGTTCCTACGAAAGGATGATCGATAACAGTGTTCGTTTTTTGACAGGCTATATTCAAGTTCACAAAAAGGGATACTGGGATGAACAGGTTATCGATAATGCTTTTGAACCACCTCCCCAACTGAAGGAAAAAATAGGAGCAATAGAAAATGTAGAGGCCGCAGTACCTCGTCTGGAATCCTTTGCATTGGCATCCTACCAAACCCAAACCAAGGGGGCGATGATTATTGGAATTGATCCGGAAAAAGAATCATCCCTTTCCGGAGTGGAGGAAAAGATAGTGGAAGGGGAAATTTTTGACATAAATGATCAGCAGGTATTGGTGGGTAATGGCTTGGCTGATTACCTGAAACTCGGCATTGGTGATACTATTGTTTTAATCAGCCAGGGGTATCATGGTGTCAATGCAGCAGGAAAATACCCGGTAAGTGGATTGGTGAAATTCGGACTACCCCAATTGACCAATCAGGTGGTTTTTATGCCCCTACCCGCTGCGCAGTATTTTTTTGGAGCCGATCAACTGTTAACAGCATTGGCTGTTGTGACTGATCACCCCAAGCATGTTGGATCAATTCAGTCAGCCATTCAGCAGGAAGTGGATACTACTGAATTGGAAGTTTTGAACTGGAAAATAATGATGCCCGAACTGATACAGGGAATTGAGATAGATAATATTTCCGGGATAATTATGTTGCTTTTGCTATATGTGGTGATTGGATTTGGCATGTTTGGAACATTTTTGATGATGACTACCGAAAGGATGTATGAATTTGGAGTCCTGCTTTCAGTTGGGATGAGAAGGTATAAGTTGCAGTTGGTGATTTTTGCCGAAATCATTATGCTCGCCATGATTGCCGTGCTTGTAGGTTTTGCCTTGAGCTTGCCAGTGATCAGCTATTTTTATAAACATCCAATCACCTTGCCTGAAGAGTATAAGGATGCATTTGAAAAATTCGGCATTGAACCGATTTATGTTTTTAGTTTGGAGCCTGTAGTATTTACCAGCCAGGCTTGGGTGGTGTTTTTTATGGCGCTGGTGCTAGGAAGTTATCCATTATATAAAATCTGGAAACTAGACCCGGTAACGGCAATGAAGGAGGGAAGATAAATGATTATGTTGACCAAAATAGCGTGGCGAAATGTATGGAGAAACAAAGGCCGTAGCCTGGTAGTCATTGGGTCCATTTTGGTTGGCATTTGGGCCCTTTTATTTATGGTGGGCTTTATGAACAGTTTTACCATTTCCTATATCAATGGGGCTATTCAGCATGAAATATCCCATATTCAAATCCACCATCCCGATTTTAAAAAGGATTTTCAAATTGGATATACTATTCCCAAGGGGCTTTCAATTGCTGAATCTATTCCAGTAGAACCAGGGGTTGAAGCAGTATCTCCCCGAAGCATTGCCACGGGCATGATCTCATCGCCCCGCAAAGCTAATGGGGTCCGTATATATGGTATCTATCCTGAATTGGAAAAAAGTGTTACCCATCATGATTCTCTTTTAGTTGAAGGAGCCTATTTTGGTTCCGGGAAGAGAAATCCTATAGTAATTGGAAAGGAATTGGCAGAGGAGCTCAAAGTTAATATTAATTCTAAAGTTGTACTTACTTTTCAAGATGAAGAGAACAACCTGGTTTCCGGGGC includes the following:
- a CDS encoding outer membrane lipoprotein-sorting protein translates to MKTTVGILFLFLSFFANAQDATEIIKKVDQKMRGNSSSSNMTMKIIRPDWSREISMKGWTLGTNYSLILITAPARDQGTAFLKRDKEIWNWQPTIDRVVKLPPSMMSQSWMGSDFTNDDLVKESSVVHDYHHFIRGDSTIKGYDCWKLELIPKEDAAVVWGSIELFVSKKDYIELLIRYYDEEGYLINTMILSEIKEMDGRIIPTKMEMIPAETPKQRTVIIYNNIDFDIDVDESFFSIQKMKRIR
- a CDS encoding flavodoxin family protein is translated as MKEVMDKIDFSGLKAMYVNCTLKRTPEVSHTKGLMDVSINIMKKEGVEVKQIRLVDYEVASGVYPDMKEFGWEKDEWPELFKDIFDADILIIGTPIWLGQKSSVCQKLIERLYSMSGKKNEKGQYLYYGKVGGCIITGNEDGAKHCAMGILYAMQHIGYSIPPQADCAWLGEIGPGPSYLDKGSNAFENDFTNRNTTFMTYNLMHLAKILKENQGYPPYGNSRKDWDEGTRWNFQNPEKG
- a CDS encoding ABC transporter permease, coding for MLLKLAWRNIWRNKRRTVITVVSIAFAVILSSVMRSMQLGSYERMIDNSVRFLTGYIQVHKKGYWDEQVIDNAFEPPPQLKEKIGAIENVEAAVPRLESFALASYQTQTKGAMIIGIDPEKESSLSGVEEKIVEGEIFDINDQQVLVGNGLADYLKLGIGDTIVLISQGYHGVNAAGKYPVSGLVKFGLPQLTNQVVFMPLPAAQYFFGADQLLTALAVVTDHPKHVGSIQSAIQQEVDTTELEVLNWKIMMPELIQGIEIDNISGIIMLLLLYVVIGFGMFGTFLMMTTERMYEFGVLLSVGMRRYKLQLVIFAEIIMLAMIAVLVGFALSLPVISYFYKHPITLPEEYKDAFEKFGIEPIYVFSLEPVVFTSQAWVVFFMALVLGSYPLYKIWKLDPVTAMKEGR